One Solibacillus sp. R5-41 DNA segment encodes these proteins:
- the mnmE gene encoding tRNA uridine-5-carboxymethylaminomethyl(34) synthesis GTPase MnmE, whose protein sequence is MEFDTIAAISTPMGEGAIAIVRLSGDEAVEIADKLFKSPNGKRLTEVPSHTIHYGHLIDPKTDEIVEEVMLSLMRGPKTFTREDVVEINCHGGIVSVNRVLQLVLRSGARLAEPGEFTKRAFLNGRIDLSQAEAVMDLIRAKTDRAMNVALGQMDGKLSRLITSLRQALLETLAQVEVNIDYPEYDDVEEMTIPVLLEKCSWVREEIIQLLQTSSQGKILREGLSTVILGRPNVGKSSLLNSLVQENKAIVTDIAGTTRDIIEEYVNVRGVPLRLVDTAGIRETEDIVERIGVERSREALKDADLILLVLNYGEELSVEDERLFETIQAMDFIVVVNKTDIERKIDLNRVHELAGKHRVVTTSLLKEEGVIELEEAIAALFFEGQIEANDLTYVSNARHIALLHQAQATIEDALMAAESGVPVDMIQIDVTRTWEILGEIIGDTVQESLINQLFSQFCLGK, encoded by the coding sequence ATGGAATTCGATACGATTGCTGCGATATCCACACCAATGGGAGAAGGAGCTATTGCGATTGTTCGTTTAAGTGGCGATGAAGCAGTAGAAATTGCAGATAAATTATTTAAATCACCAAACGGGAAACGTTTAACAGAAGTACCGTCACATACGATTCATTATGGGCATTTAATTGATCCAAAAACTGATGAAATAGTAGAAGAAGTAATGCTATCATTAATGCGTGGTCCAAAAACATTTACGCGTGAGGATGTCGTTGAAATTAATTGTCACGGTGGAATTGTGTCAGTAAATCGCGTATTACAATTAGTATTACGTTCAGGCGCAAGATTAGCAGAACCAGGAGAGTTTACAAAACGTGCTTTTTTAAATGGGCGAATTGACTTATCACAAGCAGAGGCTGTAATGGACTTAATTCGTGCAAAAACAGATCGTGCAATGAATGTAGCACTTGGTCAAATGGACGGGAAATTATCAAGATTGATTACCTCTTTACGTCAAGCGTTACTAGAGACATTGGCACAGGTAGAGGTTAATATAGATTATCCAGAGTATGATGATGTAGAAGAAATGACGATTCCGGTCTTGTTAGAAAAATGTAGCTGGGTCCGAGAGGAAATCATTCAATTATTACAAACTTCATCTCAGGGAAAAATATTACGTGAAGGACTTTCTACAGTTATTTTAGGACGACCAAATGTAGGTAAATCCTCACTTTTAAATAGTTTAGTACAAGAAAATAAAGCGATTGTAACGGATATTGCAGGGACAACGCGTGATATTATAGAAGAATATGTAAATGTGCGTGGTGTACCATTACGCTTAGTAGATACAGCAGGAATTCGTGAAACAGAGGATATTGTAGAACGCATTGGTGTGGAGCGTTCACGTGAAGCGTTAAAAGACGCGGATTTAATTTTACTTGTTCTTAATTATGGGGAAGAATTATCAGTTGAAGATGAGCGTTTATTCGAAACAATTCAAGCGATGGATTTTATCGTCGTGGTGAATAAAACGGATATTGAGCGTAAAATCGATTTAAACCGTGTGCATGAATTAGCTGGCAAGCATCGTGTTGTAACGACGTCATTATTAAAAGAAGAGGGCGTTATCGAGCTTGAAGAAGCCATTGCTGCTTTATTTTTTGAAGGCCAGATTGAAGCAAATGACTTAACGTATGTTTCAAATGCGCGCCATATTGCATTACTTCACCAAGCGCAAGCAACAATTGAAGATGCATTAATGGCAGCTGAATCGGGTGTACCAGTAGATATGATTCAAATTGATGTAACACGTACATGGGAAATCCTTGGCGAAATTATTGGAGATACTGTGCAAGAAAGCTTAATTAATCAGCTATTTTCGCAATTCTGTTTAGGGAAATAA
- the jag gene encoding RNA-binding cell elongation regulator Jag/EloR: MKQTTQIGATLEKAISLALQKLGHSREQVDVEVLQEGKKGFLGFGARPAEVRVTVKEIVQLKENKEITEQPVISENLQQTATEISEEEPNHINGAQPIHHELQAEVDPIEEAKKYLISIAEPMGITDLSIEHTSDGKNVLFKLSSEKAALLIGKRGYTLNALQQITQLMLNKTAKSFMILQIDVEDYRERRQIALEQLAERMADKATHTRKPVTFEPMASYERKIIHNALANRLDIETYSEGVEPNRYLVIEPIK, from the coding sequence GTGAAACAAACTACGCAAATAGGCGCAACATTAGAAAAAGCGATCTCATTGGCGTTACAAAAGCTTGGCCATTCACGTGAACAAGTTGATGTGGAAGTTTTACAAGAAGGTAAAAAAGGATTTTTAGGTTTTGGGGCACGTCCTGCTGAAGTACGTGTCACAGTAAAAGAAATAGTTCAATTAAAAGAGAATAAAGAAATCACCGAGCAGCCAGTCATTAGTGAAAATCTACAACAAACTGCTACGGAAATTTCTGAGGAAGAGCCAAATCATATAAATGGGGCACAACCAATTCACCATGAACTGCAAGCTGAGGTTGACCCAATTGAGGAAGCGAAGAAATACTTAATAAGTATTGCAGAACCAATGGGGATTACAGATTTATCAATCGAACATACGTCGGATGGTAAAAATGTTTTGTTTAAATTATCAAGTGAAAAAGCGGCTTTATTAATTGGTAAGCGTGGTTATACATTAAATGCGCTGCAGCAAATAACACAGCTGATGTTAAACAAAACAGCTAAATCTTTTATGATTTTACAAATTGATGTGGAAGATTATCGTGAACGTCGTCAAATAGCACTGGAACAATTAGCAGAGCGAATGGCAGACAAAGCAACGCATACGCGTAAGCCTGTCACATTTGAGCCAATGGCATCATACGAACGAAAAATTATTCATAATGCGTTAGCAAATCGCCTAGATATCGAAACATATTCAGAAGGCGTTGAACCGAATCGTTATTTAGTAATTGAACCGATTAAATAA